From one Lysinibacillus sp. G4S2 genomic stretch:
- a CDS encoding M20 family metallopeptidase — protein sequence MTVTNLKKTESYLRDREVVIELTQKLVRIESVYRENDPNGNEQEVANFVAQYLRDIGIETHVEEVVPGRPNVIAIIDSGKPGKTLLFEGHTDVVTEGNREAWTYDPFGAEIIDGRMYGRGTNDTKGNLACMITACQSLLLDQEEFTGKIILCIPCDEEGLMLGIKHFIKNGWADDVDGAIICEPQENNVSIAQRGAIRLKVDIFGKMAHGAISWSGINPNWRMARFIVELEKLEKEEQARLGRDPMLNWPTITPTILRAPVKGDAQINVIPDHCMTTLDIRTVPAQDHDELLGKIEAIIKRLQADDPDFKVELTVLDNRPATATAKEEPVVQAIYEAVAEVTEKEPKYNGVPGATDGTFLHVHGIPIVTIGAGDRDIPHQIDEYVDIEELAETTAIYRLAALKFLAGDAQ from the coding sequence TTACACAAAAGCTAGTTCGTATTGAAAGCGTTTATCGAGAAAATGATCCAAATGGCAATGAACAAGAAGTGGCAAATTTTGTCGCTCAATATTTACGTGATATCGGGATTGAAACACATGTGGAGGAGGTTGTGCCAGGTAGGCCGAATGTGATTGCTATTATTGATTCGGGTAAACCAGGGAAAACGCTACTCTTTGAAGGACATACAGATGTCGTTACTGAAGGAAATCGTGAAGCATGGACGTACGATCCATTCGGTGCAGAAATTATTGATGGTCGAATGTATGGCCGAGGTACAAATGATACAAAAGGAAATCTTGCATGTATGATTACAGCTTGCCAGTCGTTGTTACTGGATCAGGAGGAATTTACAGGCAAGATTATTTTATGTATTCCTTGTGATGAAGAAGGATTGATGCTTGGCATTAAACATTTTATAAAAAATGGTTGGGCAGATGATGTAGATGGGGCTATTATATGTGAACCGCAGGAAAATAATGTCAGCATTGCGCAGCGTGGAGCGATACGTTTGAAGGTGGATATTTTTGGGAAGATGGCGCACGGTGCAATTTCTTGGAGCGGTATTAACCCGAATTGGCGTATGGCACGTTTTATTGTGGAGCTTGAAAAATTAGAAAAAGAAGAGCAAGCACGGTTAGGACGTGATCCAATGCTTAATTGGCCAACCATTACGCCGACAATTTTACGAGCACCAGTAAAAGGGGATGCGCAAATTAATGTCATACCTGATCATTGTATGACGACGCTTGATATTCGTACAGTACCTGCACAGGATCATGATGAGCTTCTTGGTAAAATTGAGGCGATTATCAAACGTCTGCAAGCGGATGATCCGGATTTTAAGGTAGAGCTAACAGTGCTTGACAACCGCCCGGCCACAGCTACAGCGAAGGAGGAACCTGTTGTACAAGCTATTTACGAGGCAGTTGCTGAAGTAACGGAGAAAGAGCCGAAATATAATGGTGTCCCAGGGGCTACAGATGGAACGTTCCTTCATGTGCATGGTATACCAATTGTTACGATTGGTGCGGGTGATCGTGATATTCCCCATCAAATTGACGAATATGTCGATATTGAAGAATTGGCAGAAACAACAGCTATATATCGTTTGGCAGCATTAAAGTTTTTAGCAGGTGATGCACAATGA
- a CDS encoding tartrate dehydrogenase encodes MTHKKIAVIPGDGIGKEVMEEALKVLNHLQEHDTSLQIETTTFPWSSDYYLQHGRMMPENALDILKEFDAILFGAIGDARVPDDVTVWELIMPIRKSFQQYVNFRPIKWLPGIASPLANGRDIDFVIFRENAEGEYSDSGGRMYHNQPQEMTIQNTIMTRIGIEKIVQAACDYAYKYGKTKITSATKSNAIIHSMKFWDEHTKRILAQSSPMLELESIYIDALVAYFVERPQDFQVVVASNLFGDILSDLGSAIVGGLGLSPSANVNPEKEFPSMFEPVHGSAPNIAGKGIANPIAQIWSLALLLGHIGRPDIEELIVNAIETVLQEGVVKTADIGGQATTAQMGDAICQEIVKMKLVARGV; translated from the coding sequence ATGACTCACAAAAAAATTGCCGTCATACCAGGTGATGGGATTGGAAAGGAAGTCATGGAGGAAGCGTTAAAGGTTTTGAACCATCTACAGGAACATGATACGTCTTTACAAATAGAAACAACGACTTTTCCTTGGAGCTCCGATTATTATCTTCAGCACGGTCGTATGATGCCTGAAAATGCACTAGACATTTTAAAAGAGTTTGATGCGATATTATTCGGGGCTATTGGAGATGCTCGTGTTCCAGATGATGTTACGGTATGGGAATTAATTATGCCGATACGCAAAAGCTTCCAGCAATATGTTAATTTCCGTCCGATTAAATGGCTACCTGGCATAGCCTCACCACTTGCCAATGGGAGGGATATTGATTTCGTGATCTTCCGAGAAAATGCGGAAGGGGAATATTCCGATAGTGGTGGTCGAATGTATCATAATCAGCCGCAGGAAATGACGATTCAAAATACGATTATGACACGCATCGGTATTGAAAAAATTGTACAAGCCGCCTGTGATTATGCTTATAAATATGGCAAAACAAAAATTACGAGTGCAACAAAATCGAATGCCATTATTCATTCAATGAAGTTCTGGGATGAGCATACGAAAAGGATTCTTGCTCAAAGCTCACCAATGCTAGAGCTAGAATCTATTTATATCGATGCTTTAGTAGCTTACTTTGTGGAGCGACCACAGGATTTTCAAGTTGTTGTTGCCTCCAACTTATTCGGGGATATTTTATCTGATTTAGGGTCAGCTATTGTTGGAGGTCTTGGATTGTCACCATCAGCTAATGTGAATCCAGAAAAGGAATTTCCCTCTATGTTTGAGCCTGTGCATGGGTCAGCGCCAAATATTGCAGGAAAGGGGATCGCAAATCCAATTGCACAAATTTGGTCACTTGCTTTATTGCTTGGACATATTGGAAGACCGGATATAGAAGAGTTGATTGTTAATGCGATTGAGACGGTGCTTCAAGAAGGTGTTGTGAAAACGGCGGATATTGGTGGGCAGGCGACGACAGCGCAAATGGGTGATGCGATTTGTCAGGAGATTGTCAAAATGAAATTAGTGGCAAGGGGTGTATAG
- a CDS encoding glucose 1-dehydrogenase — MAVEQQVIIVTGAGGGMGKAIIQEQLAKGNVVVGLDLSVASLTDLAQDALQCFEVNVLQEERVNDICKQVIDKYGRIDGLVNALGIAQAATPIEQVTMDEWNRLMDVNVKSLFITTKAVVPYMKERQKGSIVTIASISAVRPRPGLQAYIASKGAAESFTRAMAIELAPFQIRVNTIHPGPADTQMLGQFAAQGADIEQTKQNVFVQSVPLGRLVNPSDIAGAVNYLLSDDASMVTGTTLHVDGGRGL; from the coding sequence ATGGCAGTAGAACAACAGGTCATTATTGTCACAGGTGCTGGTGGGGGTATGGGAAAAGCCATTATTCAGGAGCAGCTTGCGAAGGGCAATGTTGTAGTTGGGCTTGATCTATCGGTAGCATCACTAACAGATTTAGCACAGGATGCCTTGCAATGCTTTGAAGTCAATGTTTTGCAGGAGGAGCGTGTGAACGACATATGCAAGCAGGTTATTGACAAGTATGGACGTATTGATGGCCTCGTCAATGCACTTGGCATAGCGCAGGCAGCAACACCGATTGAACAAGTAACGATGGACGAATGGAATCGGTTAATGGATGTCAATGTGAAAAGCTTATTTATTACAACTAAGGCTGTCGTTCCTTATATGAAGGAACGGCAGAAGGGCTCAATTGTAACGATTGCCTCTATTTCTGCCGTACGTCCGAGACCTGGTTTGCAGGCGTATATTGCCTCTAAGGGGGCGGCAGAGAGCTTTACACGCGCAATGGCTATTGAATTAGCGCCGTTCCAAATACGTGTTAACACAATTCATCCAGGTCCAGCCGATACACAGATGTTGGGACAGTTTGCCGCACAAGGAGCAGATATCGAGCAAACAAAACAAAATGTCTTTGTTCAATCGGTACCTCTTGGACGTTTAGTGAATCCGTCAGACATTGCAGGTGCGGTAAATTATTTACTTTCAGATGATGCGAGTATGGTTACAGGGACGACGTTACATGTAGACGGTGGTCGCGGACTATAG
- a CDS encoding aldehyde dehydrogenase family protein, whose protein sequence is MKKIPMFINGEWIHADSEALLDVMNPSTGEVIAQITNANKAHVDEAVRAARVAFESEEWRKIKAYERGQLLVEFAHYIRKHAEEWSLLECRDVGKPLTQARADIEAAARYFEFYGGAADKVMGDTIPIEDGILNAVVLEPVGITVHIVPWNYPIQITARSVAAAIATGNAVIVKSAEDTPLTTHAITEWFEDKLPKGIFQHITGLGRDVGPYLTSHPDINHITFTGSVPTGIAVMKSAAENVVPVTLELGGKSPNIVFADANMEQALEGVVRAIIQNAGQTCSAGARLLIEESVKETFITQLVRKFQALKVGPGEADVDMGPLLNERQYTKISTLLQKAKEDGYVVTGGETLTIKGYENGYYVEPTILAGVDADDPLAQEEIFGPVLTIFTFTTVEEAIALANSTDYGLVAGIWSKDLDTAHFVASRVQAGQVFVNNYGAAGGIQMPFGGYKKSGIGREKGFVALRNYTQMKNIAIRYAPPNQM, encoded by the coding sequence GTGAAAAAAATTCCAATGTTTATTAACGGTGAGTGGATTCACGCTGACTCGGAGGCATTATTAGATGTTATGAACCCCTCTACTGGTGAAGTTATTGCCCAAATTACGAATGCCAATAAAGCACATGTTGATGAAGCTGTTCGTGCTGCACGAGTAGCATTTGAAAGTGAAGAGTGGCGGAAAATAAAGGCATATGAACGAGGACAGTTACTTGTTGAATTCGCTCACTATATTCGCAAGCATGCAGAGGAATGGAGTTTATTAGAATGCCGTGATGTTGGAAAGCCGTTAACACAAGCAAGGGCAGATATTGAAGCAGCAGCTCGTTATTTTGAGTTTTACGGGGGAGCTGCTGATAAAGTGATGGGGGATACTATTCCAATTGAAGATGGCATTTTAAATGCGGTAGTGTTAGAGCCAGTCGGAATTACCGTACATATCGTTCCTTGGAATTATCCTATTCAAATAACAGCAAGAAGTGTAGCAGCCGCCATCGCAACGGGTAATGCAGTGATTGTTAAAAGTGCTGAGGATACGCCATTGACAACACATGCCATAACTGAATGGTTTGAGGATAAATTGCCAAAAGGTATTTTTCAGCATATTACAGGTTTAGGTCGTGATGTCGGTCCGTATTTAACGTCACATCCTGATATTAATCATATTACGTTTACGGGCTCTGTTCCAACGGGGATTGCTGTTATGAAATCAGCAGCTGAAAATGTAGTACCTGTAACATTAGAGCTTGGTGGGAAATCGCCGAATATTGTTTTTGCGGATGCAAACATGGAGCAGGCGCTTGAGGGAGTAGTTCGTGCCATTATTCAAAATGCCGGACAAACATGCTCTGCTGGGGCAAGATTACTAATTGAAGAAAGTGTAAAAGAGACATTCATCACGCAATTAGTGCGGAAATTTCAAGCACTAAAAGTTGGTCCGGGTGAAGCGGACGTTGATATGGGTCCACTTTTAAATGAACGACAATATACGAAGATTTCAACATTATTGCAAAAGGCGAAGGAAGATGGCTATGTGGTCACTGGTGGCGAAACACTGACGATTAAAGGCTATGAAAATGGCTATTATGTTGAACCAACAATACTTGCTGGGGTAGATGCTGATGATCCACTTGCTCAGGAAGAAATTTTCGGTCCAGTGTTGACTATATTTACATTTACAACTGTCGAAGAAGCGATTGCCTTAGCGAATAGTACAGACTACGGTTTAGTTGCAGGCATTTGGTCCAAGGATTTGGATACTGCTCATTTTGTCGCAAGCCGAGTGCAGGCTGGTCAAGTTTTTGTCAATAACTATGGAGCTGCAGGCGGAATTCAAATGCCGTTCGGTGGCTATAAAAAGAGCGGTATTGGTCGAGAAAAAGGTTTTGTCGCGTTAAGAAATTATACCCAAATGAAAAATATCGCGATACGCTATGCACCACCTAATCAAATGTGA
- a CDS encoding ABC transporter ATP-binding protein yields MEHQKENQMLLEVNHLKINFHLKNGKQAKVVDDVSFTIRKGETVALVGESGSGKSITSLSIMRLLPIPPGEITAGTIKLNGKNLLDYKNKEMSNIRGNEISMIFQEPMTSLDPVFTIGNQMIEGIRRHQKISKKVAWEKSLQFLKEVGIANAEKVISEYPHQLSGGMRQRVMIAIAMSNNPQLLIADEPTTALDVTVQAQILKLMMKMKEEHHSAILFITHDMSVVAETADRVMVMYAGQIVEEAPVRELFLNPKHPYTTALLKTMPNLETDVKRLPSIPGTVPPAYALPEGCRFAQRCPFAMEQCRDTQPKVIHIQDEHKVRCHLFTEEGALDHDEERSFA; encoded by the coding sequence ATGGAACACCAAAAAGAAAATCAAATGCTATTAGAGGTAAATCATTTAAAAATAAATTTTCATTTAAAAAATGGCAAACAGGCAAAAGTTGTTGATGATGTGAGTTTTACAATTCGTAAAGGGGAAACGGTTGCGCTAGTAGGTGAGTCTGGAAGTGGAAAAAGCATTACATCGTTATCAATTATGCGATTACTGCCCATACCACCAGGAGAAATTACAGCTGGTACCATTAAATTGAATGGCAAAAATCTACTAGACTACAAAAATAAAGAGATGAGCAACATTAGAGGCAATGAAATTAGTATGATTTTTCAAGAGCCGATGACCTCTTTGGATCCTGTTTTTACAATCGGTAATCAAATGATAGAAGGAATACGCAGGCACCAAAAGATTTCTAAAAAAGTGGCGTGGGAGAAATCACTACAGTTTTTAAAAGAAGTTGGTATTGCCAATGCAGAAAAGGTTATTTCTGAATATCCACACCAATTATCAGGAGGGATGCGGCAGCGTGTCATGATTGCGATTGCCATGTCCAATAACCCTCAGCTGTTAATTGCTGATGAGCCAACAACGGCACTTGATGTAACAGTACAGGCACAAATTTTAAAGCTTATGATGAAGATGAAGGAAGAGCATCATTCGGCCATATTATTTATTACGCATGATATGAGCGTTGTAGCAGAAACGGCAGATCGTGTCATGGTCATGTACGCAGGGCAAATCGTAGAAGAAGCACCGGTGCGAGAGCTTTTTCTAAATCCGAAGCATCCGTATACGACTGCTCTTTTAAAAACAATGCCTAATCTTGAAACGGATGTCAAAAGATTACCTTCTATTCCAGGTACCGTCCCGCCAGCTTATGCATTACCAGAAGGTTGCCGTTTTGCACAACGCTGTCCATTTGCGATGGAACAATGCCGTGACACGCAGCCAAAGGTAATCCATATTCAAGACGAGCATAAAGTTCGCTGTCATTTATTCACAGAGGAAGGGGCGCTTGATCATGACGAAGAAAGAAGTTTTGCTTGA
- a CDS encoding dipeptide ABC transporter ATP-binding protein: MTKKEVLLEINHLKAYFPVKRKSMKEEKKVIKAVDDISIEIFRGETLGIVGESGSGKSTFGRTILKLVEPTSGEILYKGQPIQHLKGNKLQTYRKQMQMIFQDPFASLNPRMRIGTIIEEPMKLQLTLTKEQRKARVKELLHKVGLSEDAMQKFPHEFSGGQRQRIGIARALAIHPEFIIADEPVSALDVSVQSQVLNLMMDLQDEFHLTYLFISHDLSVVKHISDRVAVLYLGRVVEIGTKKELFANPLHPYTKALLSAIPVVNFDKSKQEIALQGELPNPMHPPVGCVFHTRCPFVMERCHQERPVLQEENRQQGVACFLYEKQSEYSVSEK; the protein is encoded by the coding sequence ATGACGAAGAAAGAAGTTTTGCTTGAAATTAATCATTTAAAAGCCTATTTTCCTGTGAAACGTAAGTCGATGAAGGAAGAGAAAAAAGTCATTAAAGCAGTCGATGATATTTCCATTGAGATTTTCCGAGGTGAGACACTTGGCATAGTAGGAGAATCTGGCTCAGGGAAATCAACGTTTGGACGGACCATTTTAAAACTCGTTGAACCGACTTCAGGAGAAATATTATATAAAGGGCAGCCTATCCAGCATTTAAAAGGCAACAAGCTACAAACCTATCGTAAGCAAATGCAAATGATTTTCCAGGATCCCTTTGCATCACTTAATCCTCGAATGCGAATAGGTACTATTATCGAGGAACCGATGAAGCTGCAATTAACATTAACGAAAGAGCAACGCAAAGCACGTGTGAAGGAGCTTTTACACAAGGTAGGCCTTTCAGAGGATGCCATGCAAAAGTTTCCACATGAGTTTTCTGGCGGTCAACGGCAACGAATCGGTATTGCTCGTGCTCTTGCTATTCATCCAGAGTTCATTATTGCAGACGAGCCGGTATCTGCGCTTGATGTGTCAGTGCAGTCACAGGTGTTGAACTTAATGATGGATTTACAGGATGAATTTCATTTAACTTATTTATTTATCTCACATGATTTAAGTGTTGTGAAACATATAAGTGATCGAGTGGCGGTGCTGTATTTAGGGAGAGTAGTGGAAATTGGTACGAAGAAAGAATTATTTGCAAATCCCCTGCATCCATATACGAAAGCATTGCTGTCGGCGATTCCGGTAGTTAATTTTGATAAGTCGAAACAGGAAATAGCGTTACAGGGGGAATTACCAAACCCAATGCATCCGCCTGTTGGCTGTGTGTTCCATACACGTTGTCCATTTGTGATGGAAAGGTGTCATCAGGAACGACCAGTGCTTCAGGAAGAAAATAGACAACAAGGAGTAGCCTGCTTTTTATATGAAAAACAATCGGAATATTCAGTCTCTGAAAAGTGA
- a CDS encoding P1 family peptidase: MFGNITDVPGVKVGHAENSEGITGCTAILVENGAVCGVDVRGSAPGTRETDVLDPINEIDRVHGICLSGGSAFGLDAATGIMQYLEEQGVGVDAGVTTIPIVPSAVLFDLFIGDPKTRPTAQMGYEAAKSAIVGPFVNGNTGAGYGATVGKLAGPQFCMKGGLGSVAIAGKDDLVVGAIVAVNAVGDIKDPNTREILAGARNPKTGEWMDCCAYLEEHVQSEALSGTNTTIGVIAVNAKLTKAEAKKIAQLTQNALARTIYPVHTMLDGDTVFVLGTGDKTYPVDYLGHLATRAMEEAILAGIKAADKLLDVESYKSIQKIST, from the coding sequence GTGTTTGGAAATATTACAGATGTGCCTGGAGTTAAGGTCGGGCATGCAGAAAATAGTGAAGGCATTACAGGATGTACAGCGATTTTAGTAGAAAACGGTGCAGTTTGCGGTGTCGACGTAAGAGGCTCTGCACCGGGCACTCGAGAAACCGATGTACTTGATCCTATTAATGAAATTGATCGTGTTCATGGGATTTGCCTTTCTGGAGGAAGTGCATTTGGATTAGATGCAGCAACAGGGATTATGCAATATTTAGAGGAGCAGGGTGTTGGTGTGGATGCGGGTGTTACTACAATACCGATTGTTCCTAGTGCGGTGCTCTTCGATCTATTCATCGGTGATCCAAAGACAAGACCTACAGCTCAAATGGGCTATGAAGCGGCCAAAAGTGCGATTGTCGGGCCATTCGTAAATGGTAATACAGGGGCTGGTTATGGTGCGACTGTAGGTAAATTGGCAGGACCTCAATTTTGCATGAAAGGGGGACTGGGTAGTGTCGCTATAGCTGGCAAAGATGATCTTGTAGTTGGTGCAATTGTAGCTGTCAATGCTGTTGGGGATATAAAAGACCCTAATACAAGAGAAATACTAGCAGGTGCAAGGAATCCTAAAACAGGAGAATGGATGGATTGTTGTGCTTATTTAGAGGAACATGTGCAATCAGAAGCATTGTCTGGCACGAATACGACAATTGGTGTCATTGCAGTGAATGCCAAACTAACAAAAGCTGAGGCGAAAAAAATAGCTCAGCTCACACAAAATGCCCTCGCACGGACCATTTATCCTGTTCACACAATGCTGGATGGAGATACGGTTTTCGTACTAGGTACAGGAGATAAAACATATCCAGTTGACTATTTGGGCCATTTGGCTACAAGAGCTATGGAGGAAGCGATACTTGCTGGCATTAAAGCTGCTGATAAATTGCTAGATGTAGAAAGCTATAAAAGCATTCAAAAAATAAGCACTTAA
- a CDS encoding ABC transporter substrate-binding protein, which yields MRLNKNWLMLLLTLIVGLLISACSSDAGKEGSSGEKSVAELPQEIVVRINDDPDFLDPHKATASISYQMILNIFEGLMAPETDGSLKEGLAENYEISKDGLTYTFKIRPGVKFHNGEDLTMEDIQYSFDRLMGKNGGEKMSNSFDNVASTEAPDANTFVIKLKEPNSNFLYSLTARQSAIVPKNNDGKHNENPIGTGPFAYVKYSPGTKLELKKNENYWKEGLPYLNKVTFTFQSDDQAAIMSLMANEVDLTSVPWHRVSEVEGNYNLSHQNNNSSLIITFNETKAPFDNVKVRQAINYAISKSDIIDSVFAGYAVPLGSNMSPAMGDYQKKDLESMYKRDVEKAKALLAEAGYPDGFKTKITVSSHNDIYSNIAQIVVDNLKEIGIDVEIEVVEWGIWLDRVYFGRDYQMTTIDLTGRASAYEILNDYISTNDSENFFLFKNDEYDKIMADVLKESDQAKQIDYYHRAQEILAEQAAAVYVADYQIVWGSDKQVTGLKSYPFWFHDMSEVKFSN from the coding sequence ATGAGGCTGAATAAAAATTGGTTAATGCTGTTGTTAACATTGATAGTAGGCTTACTAATAAGTGCATGCTCAAGTGATGCTGGAAAAGAAGGAAGTTCAGGTGAAAAGTCAGTAGCAGAGTTACCTCAAGAAATTGTAGTGCGTATAAATGATGACCCTGACTTTTTAGATCCACATAAAGCAACAGCATCAATATCGTACCAAATGATTCTCAATATTTTTGAAGGATTGATGGCACCAGAAACAGATGGATCCTTAAAAGAAGGGCTAGCAGAAAATTATGAAATATCAAAGGATGGCTTAACATATACCTTTAAAATTCGCCCAGGTGTAAAATTTCATAATGGTGAGGATTTAACTATGGAGGATATTCAGTATTCGTTTGATCGCTTAATGGGGAAAAACGGTGGCGAAAAGATGTCAAACAGCTTTGATAATGTTGCGTCAACAGAAGCACCAGATGCCAATACATTTGTCATAAAACTGAAGGAGCCAAACTCCAATTTCCTCTATTCATTAACTGCTCGACAATCAGCCATTGTACCAAAAAACAATGATGGCAAGCATAATGAAAATCCAATAGGCACTGGGCCATTTGCTTATGTAAAATACTCTCCTGGTACAAAGTTAGAGCTAAAGAAAAATGAAAACTACTGGAAAGAAGGTCTTCCATATTTAAATAAAGTGACGTTTACATTCCAATCGGATGATCAAGCAGCGATTATGAGTTTAATGGCCAATGAAGTAGATTTAACAAGTGTTCCTTGGCATCGTGTAAGTGAAGTAGAGGGGAATTATAATTTATCTCATCAAAATAATAACTCATCGTTAATCATTACATTTAACGAAACTAAAGCACCTTTTGATAATGTCAAAGTCCGTCAGGCAATCAACTATGCCATAAGTAAGTCCGATATTATTGACTCGGTGTTTGCAGGCTATGCTGTACCACTTGGTTCAAATATGAGTCCAGCGATGGGAGACTATCAAAAGAAAGACTTAGAAAGCATGTATAAGCGAGATGTGGAAAAGGCAAAAGCATTATTAGCTGAAGCGGGCTACCCTGATGGCTTTAAAACAAAAATTACAGTGTCTTCGCATAATGATATTTATTCGAATATCGCTCAAATTGTTGTAGATAATTTAAAGGAAATCGGTATTGATGTGGAAATTGAGGTTGTAGAATGGGGAATTTGGCTAGACCGAGTTTATTTTGGACGCGACTATCAAATGACTACGATCGATTTAACGGGTCGTGCATCTGCCTACGAAATTTTAAATGATTACATTTCAACGAATGATAGTGAGAACTTCTTCTTATTTAAAAATGATGAATACGACAAAATAATGGCAGATGTTTTGAAGGAGTCGGATCAGGCAAAGCAAATTGACTATTACCATCGTGCACAGGAAATTTTAGCCGAGCAGGCAGCAGCAGTTTATGTCGCGGACTATCAGATTGTTTGGGGCTCTGACAAGCAAGTTACTGGATTAAAGAGCTACCCATTCTGGTTCCATGATATGTCAGAGGTTAAATTTTCTAACTAG
- a CDS encoding ABC transporter permease has protein sequence MMYIICRFILLITTILLVSIITFGVFQILPGDPVRTMLGTEADPTQIENLRSELGLNRPLYEQYTDWMKGLLTGELGNSIRFSVPVKELLFDRLPVTISLAGLTLLIVLIISLPLGMFAARRQNKLSDVSLSTVTQVGMAVPSFWLGMMLILYIGMQFSFFKISGYIPWTQSVAGALSTLVLPALTIAIPQIAVNFRYVRTAILEQVQLDYVRTIRSKGMSEQNVMYKHVLKNSMIPILTVFGLIMAEVVAGTIIVEQVFSLPGVGQLLITAISNRDFPLVQGIVMYITVAVVMINFMVDILYSVIDPRIRLR, from the coding sequence ATGATGTATATTATATGTCGATTCATTCTGTTAATAACAACCATCCTTCTAGTATCAATAATTACATTCGGTGTTTTTCAAATTTTACCTGGTGATCCGGTTCGGACAATGTTAGGCACTGAAGCGGATCCCACACAAATTGAAAATTTGCGATCAGAGCTTGGCTTGAATCGCCCCCTTTATGAGCAATATACGGATTGGATGAAAGGATTATTGACAGGGGAATTAGGGAATTCCATTCGTTTTTCAGTGCCAGTAAAAGAATTACTCTTTGACAGACTACCTGTAACGATATCATTGGCTGGGCTCACCCTCTTAATTGTATTAATCATTTCCTTACCATTAGGGATGTTTGCGGCGAGAAGACAAAATAAGCTAAGTGATGTGTCGTTGTCGACAGTAACGCAAGTCGGCATGGCCGTTCCTTCTTTCTGGCTTGGCATGATGCTCATTCTATATATTGGCATGCAATTTAGCTTCTTTAAAATTAGTGGATATATTCCATGGACGCAAAGTGTAGCAGGAGCGCTAAGCACGCTTGTTCTACCTGCATTAACCATTGCAATTCCGCAAATTGCTGTCAATTTCCGTTATGTTCGTACTGCAATTTTAGAGCAAGTTCAGCTCGATTATGTGCGTACGATTCGCAGTAAAGGGATGTCTGAGCAAAATGTCATGTATAAGCATGTCTTAAAAAATTCGATGATTCCGATATTAACGGTCTTTGGACTGATTATGGCGGAGGTTGTTGCAGGAACAATTATTGTGGAGCAAGTATTTTCATTGCCAGGTGTTGGCCAACTGCTTATCACGGCTATTAGTAATCGTGATTTTCCATTAGTGCAGGGAATCGTCATGTATATTACTGTAGCGGTGGTCATGATCAATTTTATGGTCGATATTTTATATTCTGTGATAGATCCTAGAATCCGATTACGATGA
- a CDS encoding ABC transporter permease, translating to MKNIQRYTKNINLIIGLLVIVGFLIVMVVSFFYTPHDVNSMNIPQKLRSPSSDYLFGTDEFGRDIFSRIMKGTQTAFAVGLLTVCIGTIFGILIGGIAGYMGGWIDEIFMRMMDALMAFPGIILALMLVAVFGPGIVNTAIALGIIAIPAIARIARSGFVQHRDSEYVLAAKLIGVKPYSIMFRHILPNISSQIIVAATVTFATAMLAEAALSYLGLGVQPPNPSWGRMLKDSQAYLVGAPWYTYAPGGAITVLVLGLYMLSNALRDFMDPRSKA from the coding sequence ATGAAAAATATACAGAGGTACACGAAAAATATCAATTTAATCATTGGTCTACTAGTCATTGTCGGTTTTCTAATTGTAATGGTTGTTAGCTTTTTTTACACGCCACACGATGTGAATTCTATGAATATACCGCAAAAGCTACGTAGCCCAAGCAGTGATTATCTTTTTGGTACGGATGAATTTGGTCGTGATATTTTTAGCCGCATTATGAAAGGAACACAAACGGCCTTTGCAGTCGGTTTATTAACAGTATGTATTGGAACAATTTTTGGCATTTTAATTGGTGGTATAGCGGGCTATATGGGTGGATGGATCGATGAAATTTTTATGCGCATGATGGATGCATTAATGGCCTTTCCAGGAATAATTTTAGCTTTAATGCTCGTTGCGGTATTTGGACCAGGGATTGTTAATACTGCTATAGCATTAGGCATTATTGCCATACCGGCCATTGCCAGAATTGCACGCAGTGGCTTTGTCCAACATCGTGACAGCGAATATGTATTAGCTGCAAAGTTAATTGGTGTAAAACCTTATAGCATTATGTTCCGCCATATATTACCGAATATTTCATCACAGATTATTGTTGCGGCAACTGTGACCTTTGCAACTGCAATGCTTGCGGAGGCCGCTCTGAGTTACTTAGGGCTTGGCGTGCAACCACCAAACCCTAGTTGGGGACGAATGTTAAAAGATTCACAAGCCTATTTGGTTGGAGCCCCGTGGTATACTTATGCGCCAGGTGGAGCCATTACAGTACTCGTGTTAGGTTTGTATATGCTAAGCAATGCGTTACGTGATTTTATGGATCCACGTTCAAAAGCGTAG